The DNA region TCTGTTTTGTCAGTGTTAAAGAAGCAAAAGTACTTGACCGGAACTTTTGCTAAGTATATAAACCGGTTACCCAAATTTAAATTCAAATTTGGGTGTGTCGATAGCGACGAGGAAACACCTGATCCCATCCCGAACTCAGCAGTTAAGCTTGTCAGCGCCGAAAGTAGTGCCAGGGGGACTTGGTGTTAGGATAGGACGATGCACCCATCATATTAAAAAAGGAAGCTTTATTGCTTCCTTTTTTTTGCCTTTTTTTAACATTCACTATATATGCATCAAATGATTTACTTTCAAGGTATGGCACTTGGGCTTGGGCTTATAGTTGCTATAGGTGCTCAAAATGCACATGTATTAAAAGAAGCATTAAAGGGGCATTATGCCTTTTTGATTGCTACAATCTGTTTTGTTAGCGATGCTCTACTTATAGCGATTGGGGTAAGTGGTGCAGGGAAAATTGTAGAGCGATGGAGCTTCATAGTTCCAGTTCTAAGTATGCTAGCTTGTTTTGTCCTTCTATTTTATGGGCTTGATCATTTAAAAATGGCCTACAAGAAAACTTCAAAACTAAATATCGAAGATGCTGGAAAGTCAGATCTTAAAAAAAGTGTTTTAAAGACTTTCGTTATTACTTTTTTAAATCCCCATGTTTATCTCGATACAGTGCTATTAGTTGGTAGTGCTGCGAGTTCTTACTCTTCCAAAAACCGTGCTCTCTTTGCTTTTGGTGCAATGAGCGCATCCTTTCTATGGTTTTATACCCTTTCTTTGATTCCTAAATTATTTAGTAAAAAATTGAAAAGTCCACGAGTGTGGCAAGGTATTGATTTGGCCATTGGCCTTGTCATGATTTCTTTGAGTTTTGATTTCTTTAAAAGGATTGAGTTTTAAGATTAGGCCCTTACAAAAGTAAGGACCTAAGTGTTTGATTAGAACTTAAGTTGTGTTCCAAAAGCAACAATTGTTGAATCGTTGTCAGTTGTACTAGCAGCTTTGTAGTCAACATTGTATTGACCAACTGAAGCTCTCATTGAAACGTGCTTGTTATAAGCATAGTTGTAACCTAGAGCGATTTGAGTGATATCTCTATCCTCTTTTTTCTCATAAGTTGAGTACTTCGCCATGAATGAGTGAGCGTTCATGTTGTACTTCGCTGCTACCATCATTCTATCTTCTTCAGTTTTAGTTGTTGTTCCTGCTGCTGTAGACTCTGAAGAACCCATTGTTGCAGTAAGTGACATCATTTTTCCAAGATCAAACTTTAGACCGTACATCATTGTTTCATCATCTTTAGTATCAACGTCATTGTTCTTGATCATACTTGCAAAAACAAGAAGGGCATTGTCACCCATTTTGTGGTTGAAAGTAAGTAAGTGCTCAAGAGTTTCTTTTCCGTACTCAGTATTTGAAGGTGTTGAGTCAATAGAAGGTTTGTCATTCTTGTCAGTTGAAACGATATACTGAAGACCCATGAATTTTGGAGTCTTGTACATTAGTAGGTCTTTTCTTGAACGATATTCCATTCCAAGACCTGATCCTGCGGCACCTGAAACAAGTGCTTTTTGGTCAGCGTTAGCTACACCAAAAATTGTAGAAACAAATGGGTCAATTGAAACAGCGATATTTGCCGAAGGTGTGTACGTTTGACCAAAAACAAGTGTACCAAAAGCAGTCTCAGTTCCGATGTGAGATTGTCTGATTCTAATACGTCCTGAATCTGAAGATTGTTGAGTTGAGTTGATTCCTAGTTCTAGTGCATAAGTGAACTTTAGTGAATCAAAGTCAACATTTCCTTTTGCTCCAAGACGAGACTCAGAGTTTGCAACATCTCTTACTCCAGAGAACGACTTGTGAGTCGTTGCATCTTGATCAATGTAAGCAACTGATTTGTTAAGTTTACCGTAGAAAGTCGGCATTTTTGCGTGCATGTCGGCCATTGCAGGAGCTGCAACTAGCGCAAGAGCACTTGAAATTACAAGTTTTTTCATACTCCATCCTTAGTTGTGTGAATAAAATTAGTACTTAAATAGTGTAGGAAAGCGTTTGGGCTTTGCAAAGGTCTTTTTTTTATTTAGAGAGAAAAAAAGCCCTTAAAATCTTGAAAGTATTGACCCAATCATGTTTTCATTTTAAAAATGGCCATGGAAAAAGATAAATTAATAGAACTTGGGCAATGCTCAAAACCGCACGGTATCAAAGGTGCTTTCTCGTTTCATTTAACTAATGTCGTAGACTCCGTTTTGCAAAAAGGAACGAAGATCTTTATCTTTCCAAAAACTGGAGCAAGCTGTGTTTCAAGTGCTGGAGAGGAAGTCGAGATCTCAAAAATTTCTTTTGGAAATAAAGTCATCGCAGAATTAAAAGGTGTTAGCGATCGAAATAAAGTCGAGTCCATGCTACCTTTTACTATTCATATTGGTAGGGAAGAGTTTCCTGATACTGATGAGGATGAAGTTTATCTTTCTGATTTATTAGAATGTGATGTTTATGAGTATGAAACAGATCAAAAAGTTGGTTCTGTTTATCGTTATTATGAAAGTCCGGCCCATGTTGTTCTTTCAATTAGAGGTAGTAAAAGCTTCGAAGTTCCCTTTGTAGAAAAGTTTGTACCTGAGATTGATATTGAAAATAGAAAAATATGGGTTGTTATCCCACGGGTGATATAGTTTGAAAAAAATCTGGGTAATTACACTCTTTCCTGAGTACTTTGAAGCTTTTAAAGAAGCTGGCGTAGCTGGACATGTTTTGAGAGGTGTTCGCGATGGTGGAATCGAATTAGAAACAGTTCTACTACGTGATTTTTCTCCAAAGGGTTATAAAGGTGTTGACGGTGCTCCTTACGGTGGTGGGCCAGGCATGGTTATGCGCGCAGATGTTTTAAAAGAGGCTCTTTTAAAAGGGGTCATTGAGCCTGGCGGATATGATTTAGAATCAATCAAGAACCAACTTCATATTGTCTATACTGGGCCTAGAGGCAGAGTGTGGGATAATGTCGTCTGTAAAGAATTTGCAAAAGATCACTTATGTGAGAGCGATAAGGACCTTGTCTTTATCTGCGGTCGATATGAAGGTGTTGATGAGCGCTTTT from Halobacteriovorax sp. GB3 includes:
- a CDS encoding LysE/ArgO family amino acid transporter, which produces MHQMIYFQGMALGLGLIVAIGAQNAHVLKEALKGHYAFLIATICFVSDALLIAIGVSGAGKIVERWSFIVPVLSMLACFVLLFYGLDHLKMAYKKTSKLNIEDAGKSDLKKSVLKTFVITFLNPHVYLDTVLLVGSAASSYSSKNRALFAFGAMSASFLWFYTLSLIPKLFSKKLKSPRVWQGIDLAIGLVMISLSFDFFKRIEF
- a CDS encoding porin → MKKLVISSALALVAAPAMADMHAKMPTFYGKLNKSVAYIDQDATTHKSFSGVRDVANSESRLGAKGNVDFDSLKFTYALELGINSTQQSSDSGRIRIRQSHIGTETAFGTLVFGQTYTPSANIAVSIDPFVSTIFGVANADQKALVSGAAGSGLGMEYRSRKDLLMYKTPKFMGLQYIVSTDKNDKPSIDSTPSNTEYGKETLEHLLTFNHKMGDNALLVFASMIKNNDVDTKDDETMMYGLKFDLGKMMSLTATMGSSESTAAGTTTKTEEDRMMVAAKYNMNAHSFMAKYSTYEKKEDRDITQIALGYNYAYNKHVSMRASVGQYNVDYKAASTTDNDSTIVAFGTQLKF
- the rimM gene encoding ribosome maturation factor RimM (Essential for efficient processing of 16S rRNA), with translation MEKDKLIELGQCSKPHGIKGAFSFHLTNVVDSVLQKGTKIFIFPKTGASCVSSAGEEVEISKISFGNKVIAELKGVSDRNKVESMLPFTIHIGREEFPDTDEDEVYLSDLLECDVYEYETDQKVGSVYRYYESPAHVVLSIRGSKSFEVPFVEKFVPEIDIENRKIWVVIPRVI
- the trmD gene encoding tRNA (guanosine(37)-N1)-methyltransferase TrmD — its product is MKKIWVITLFPEYFEAFKEAGVAGHVLRGVRDGGIELETVLLRDFSPKGYKGVDGAPYGGGPGMVMRADVLKEALLKGVIEPGGYDLESIKNQLHIVYTGPRGRVWDNVVCKEFAKDHLCESDKDLVFICGRYEGVDERFLGKYVDAVYCIGDYVLTGGEIAVLAILDSSMRFAKGVLGNFDSALEDSFEDGLIEHKQYTKPRDFEGEGVPEILLSGHHSKIAEFRLNEKIELTKKHRADLYREYMKKDK